One region of Azoarcus sp. CIB genomic DNA includes:
- a CDS encoding FAD/FMN-binding oxidoreductase — protein MTQRLREIPYNYTSFSDREIVIRLLGADAWQTLNALREERVTGRSARMLYEVLGDIWVVQRNPYLQDDLLGNPERRKALIEALRHRLTEVEKRREESASADADRSDNVARLVTAAHGAVDRFAAFFHDTGALRRQTLKALVRHTRRDNICFDGHARVSHVTDATDWRVEYPFVVLYPDTEEEMAPLVKSCIELGLTIIPRGGGTGYTGGAVPLDARSVVINTEKLIDLGKVEEMLLPDRSGNPAQPYMTIRTGAGVVTERVAESAAAAGRVFAVDPTSASASCIGGNIAMNAGGKKAVLWGTALDNLAWWKMVTPDGNWLEVERLDHNFGKIHEQETVRFRLRRFDAANYALLGEETLTLPGASCRKAGLGKDVTDKFLGGVPGVQKEGTDGLIVAARWVLHKMPPVTRTVCLEFFGQVREAVPAIVEITDWFKPGAEGHRLGVQLAGLEHLDERYVKAVGYTTKAKRHGRPKMVLIGDIVGHDEAAVMAAASEVVRMCNVRGAEGFIAVSPEQRKRFWLDRSRTAAISRHTNAFKVNEDVVIPLPRMGDYCDGIERINIELSTHNKLELCDALTELLQGELPLDQGDANLSSDELIGDRRQAALDYVASVRRRWQWLLDNLDLPLAQAEAAFGEYGVHAGELTNRAASPRLFHRLQDYSVRTSWKTEIKPRLDKIFDGVVFRAVLARIEEVHKEVLRGRVFVALHMHAGDGNVHTNIPVNSDHYEMLQSANRAVDRIMALARSLDGVISGEHGIGITKLDYLTDEEMANFWAYKQKVDPEGRFNRGKLMRGAGTLTGNLDNAYTPSFNLMGHESLIMEQTEIGDIAHDIKDCLRCGKCKPVCSTHVPRANLLYSPRNKILSTSLLIEAFLYEEQTRRGVSLAHWAEFEDVADHCTVCHKCEKPCPVDIDFGDVSIKMRNLLRKQGKKSFNPGKAAAMAFLTAKDPATIKLIRTGMLQWGYKVQRLGHRIGKSLGLIQSQVKQPPATLGKPPLKAQVIHFINKPMPGNLPKRTSRALLDIEDDKVIPVIRNPQLKRDESEAVFYFPGCGSERLFSQVGLATQAMLYQVGATTVLPPGYLCCGYPQTSAGEDDKGQQITTDNRVLFHRVANTLNYLDIKTVIVSCGTCMDQLLKYQFDKIFPGCRLLDIHEYLMEKGVKLEGLSGTKYMYHEPCHTPMKVHSGIKVANELMGTRVDLSDRCCGESGTLAAARPDISTQVRFRKQQEIEIGAAALRDGGHDPVKILTSCPSCLQGLSRYANDAGGVDADYIVIEIARHVLGENWMPEYVQRANSGGIERVLL, from the coding sequence ATGACCCAACGCCTGCGCGAGATTCCCTATAACTACACCTCGTTCTCCGACCGCGAGATCGTCATCCGCCTGCTCGGCGCCGACGCGTGGCAGACGCTCAATGCGCTGCGCGAAGAGCGCGTCACCGGACGCTCGGCGCGCATGCTGTATGAGGTGCTCGGCGACATCTGGGTCGTGCAGCGCAACCCCTACCTGCAGGACGACCTGCTGGGCAACCCGGAACGGCGCAAGGCGCTGATCGAGGCGCTGCGCCACCGCCTCACCGAGGTCGAGAAGCGCCGCGAGGAAAGCGCATCCGCGGACGCGGACCGCAGCGACAACGTGGCACGCCTCGTCACTGCGGCGCACGGTGCGGTGGATCGCTTCGCCGCTTTCTTCCACGACACCGGCGCGCTGCGCAGGCAGACGCTCAAGGCGCTCGTCCGCCACACCCGGCGCGACAACATCTGCTTCGATGGACACGCGCGCGTCTCTCACGTCACCGATGCGACCGACTGGCGCGTCGAGTACCCCTTCGTGGTCCTGTATCCCGATACCGAAGAGGAGATGGCCCCGCTCGTGAAGAGCTGTATCGAGCTCGGGCTCACGATCATTCCGCGCGGCGGCGGCACCGGCTACACCGGCGGCGCCGTGCCGCTGGATGCGCGCTCGGTGGTCATCAACACTGAAAAGCTGATCGACCTCGGCAAGGTCGAGGAAATGCTGCTGCCCGACCGCAGCGGCAATCCCGCCCAGCCCTACATGACGATCCGCACCGGCGCGGGCGTCGTCACCGAGCGCGTGGCGGAATCGGCCGCCGCGGCCGGCCGCGTGTTCGCCGTCGACCCGACCTCGGCCAGCGCCTCGTGCATCGGCGGCAACATCGCGATGAACGCTGGCGGCAAGAAGGCCGTGCTGTGGGGCACCGCGCTCGACAACCTGGCGTGGTGGAAGATGGTCACGCCGGACGGCAACTGGCTGGAGGTCGAGCGTCTCGACCACAATTTCGGCAAGATCCACGAGCAGGAAACCGTGCGCTTCCGCCTGCGCCGCTTCGATGCCGCGAACTACGCGCTGCTCGGCGAGGAGACCCTGACGCTGCCGGGCGCCTCGTGCCGCAAGGCCGGCCTCGGCAAGGACGTCACCGACAAGTTCCTCGGCGGCGTACCGGGCGTGCAGAAGGAAGGCACGGACGGCCTGATCGTCGCCGCGCGCTGGGTGCTGCACAAGATGCCGCCGGTGACGCGCACGGTCTGTCTCGAATTCTTCGGCCAGGTGCGCGAGGCCGTGCCGGCGATCGTCGAGATCACCGACTGGTTCAAGCCCGGCGCCGAAGGCCACCGCCTGGGCGTGCAGCTCGCGGGCCTCGAGCACCTCGACGAGCGCTACGTGAAGGCCGTCGGCTACACGACCAAGGCGAAGCGCCACGGCCGGCCGAAGATGGTGCTGATCGGCGACATCGTCGGCCACGACGAGGCCGCCGTGATGGCCGCGGCCTCGGAGGTCGTGCGCATGTGCAACGTGCGTGGCGCCGAAGGCTTCATCGCCGTCAGCCCCGAGCAGAGGAAGCGCTTCTGGCTAGACCGCTCGCGCACCGCGGCGATCTCGCGCCACACCAACGCGTTCAAGGTGAACGAGGACGTCGTGATCCCGCTGCCGCGCATGGGCGACTACTGCGACGGCATCGAGCGCATCAACATCGAGCTGTCCACGCACAACAAGCTGGAGCTGTGCGACGCGCTCACCGAACTCCTGCAGGGCGAGCTGCCGCTCGACCAGGGCGACGCGAACCTCTCCAGCGACGAGCTGATCGGCGACCGCCGCCAGGCCGCGCTCGACTACGTCGCCAGCGTGCGCCGGCGCTGGCAGTGGCTGCTCGACAATCTCGACCTACCGCTCGCGCAGGCCGAGGCCGCCTTTGGCGAGTACGGCGTGCATGCCGGCGAGCTGACGAACCGCGCGGCGAGCCCGAGGCTCTTCCACCGTCTGCAGGACTACTCGGTGCGCACCTCGTGGAAAACCGAGATCAAGCCGCGCCTCGACAAGATCTTCGACGGCGTGGTGTTCCGTGCCGTACTCGCGCGCATCGAGGAAGTGCACAAGGAAGTGCTGCGCGGCCGCGTTTTCGTCGCGCTGCACATGCATGCCGGCGACGGCAACGTGCACACCAACATCCCGGTGAACTCCGACCACTATGAGATGCTGCAGAGCGCCAACCGCGCGGTCGACCGCATCATGGCGCTGGCACGCTCGCTCGACGGCGTGATCTCGGGCGAGCACGGCATCGGCATCACCAAGCTCGACTACCTCACCGACGAGGAGATGGCAAACTTCTGGGCCTACAAGCAGAAGGTCGACCCCGAAGGCCGCTTCAACCGCGGCAAGCTGATGCGCGGCGCCGGCACGCTCACCGGCAACCTCGACAACGCCTACACGCCCAGCTTCAACCTGATGGGCCACGAATCGCTGATCATGGAGCAGACCGAGATCGGCGACATCGCGCACGACATCAAGGACTGCCTGCGCTGCGGCAAGTGCAAGCCGGTGTGCTCGACGCACGTGCCGCGCGCGAACCTGCTCTACAGCCCGCGCAACAAGATCCTCAGCACCTCGCTGCTGATCGAGGCCTTCCTGTACGAGGAGCAGACGCGCCGCGGCGTGTCGCTCGCGCACTGGGCGGAGTTCGAGGACGTCGCCGACCACTGCACGGTGTGCCACAAGTGCGAGAAGCCCTGCCCGGTGGATATCGACTTCGGCGACGTGTCGATCAAGATGCGCAACCTGCTGCGCAAGCAGGGCAAGAAGAGCTTCAACCCCGGCAAGGCCGCGGCGATGGCCTTCCTCACCGCGAAGGATCCGGCGACGATCAAGCTGATCCGCACCGGCATGCTCCAGTGGGGCTACAAGGTGCAGCGCCTCGGCCACCGCATCGGCAAGTCGCTGGGCCTGATCCAGTCCCAGGTGAAGCAGCCGCCCGCGACCCTCGGCAAGCCGCCGCTCAAGGCACAGGTGATCCACTTCATCAACAAGCCGATGCCCGGCAACCTGCCCAAGCGCACCAGCCGCGCGCTGCTCGACATCGAGGACGACAAGGTCATCCCGGTGATCCGCAACCCGCAGCTCAAGCGCGACGAGTCGGAGGCGGTGTTCTACTTCCCCGGCTGCGGCTCGGAGCGGCTGTTCAGCCAGGTCGGCCTCGCCACCCAGGCGATGCTGTACCAGGTCGGCGCGACCACGGTGCTGCCGCCCGGCTACCTGTGCTGCGGGTACCCGCAGACCTCGGCCGGCGAGGACGACAAGGGCCAGCAGATCACGACCGACAACCGCGTGCTGTTCCACCGCGTCGCCAACACGCTGAACTACCTCGACATCAAGACCGTGATCGTGTCCTGCGGCACCTGCATGGACCAGCTGCTGAAGTACCAGTTCGACAAGATCTTCCCCGGCTGCCGCCTGCTCGACATCCACGAGTACCTGATGGAGAAGGGCGTGAAGCTCGAAGGCCTCAGCGGCACCAAGTACATGTACCACGAGCCCTGCCACACGCCGATGAAGGTGCATTCGGGCATCAAGGTCGCGAACGAGCTGATGGGCACGCGCGTCGACCTGAGCGACCGCTGCTGCGGCGAATCGGGCACGCTGGCGGCCGCGCGCCCGGACATTTCGACCCAGGTGCGCTTCCGCAAGCAGCAGGAGATCGAGATCGGCGCCGCGGCGCTGCGCGACGGCGGCCACGACCCGGTCAAGATCCTGACCTCGTGCCCGTCCTGCCTGCAGGGTTTGAGCCGCTATGCGAACGACGCGGGCGGCGTGGATGCCGACTACATCGTCATCGAGATCGCCCGGCACGTGCTCGGCGAGAACTGGATGCCGGAGTACGTGCAGCGCGCCAACAGCGGCGGCATCGAGCGGGTGCTGCTGTAA
- a CDS encoding ABC transporter transmembrane domain-containing protein has translation MDPNGAALAPASRNVTTLTGLWPFLRPYRARLTLAFVLLCLGSAIMLLMPLAFRDLIDFGFRRAPPLAEGLFGGADLDAHFLALFGLASAWALVVSARYYTVTWIGERATADLRSAVYARVLAQSPQFFETLQTGEVLSRLSGDTTLIQTVVGSSVSMGLRSLFQFVGGMVMLAITSLHLFSLNLGLLALLALPIAVIGRKVKRLSRESQDRIADASALAGEILNAMPTVQAYTQERYEAGRFAGAADTAFATAVRRTRVRAALTALIITAVMGSIVFVLWVGAQQVRAGDMTEGQLASFVLYAMLVAGGVGTMAEVWGDIMRATGAAGRLLELLHADTAVPEAAHPRTPHQPTQAALRFEHLTLRYPARPQLRALDDICLEVAHGESVALVGPSGAGKTSLFQVLLRYYDGSDGHIRLNGQDIRELSLHGLRRHIAIVPQDPVIFSATALDNIRYGRPAASDAEVIAAARAARVDEFVEQLPEGYRSFLGERGTRLSGGQRQRIAIARAILKGAPLLLLDEATSALDAESEILVQKGLDSAMQGRTTLIIAHRLATVQKVDRIVVLDQGRIVETGTPADLRRQGGLYARLAALQLGV, from the coding sequence ATGGACCCCAACGGCGCAGCGCTCGCCCCCGCGTCCCGCAACGTCACCACCCTGACCGGGCTGTGGCCCTTCCTGCGCCCGTATCGCGCGCGCCTGACGCTCGCGTTCGTGCTGCTGTGCCTCGGCTCGGCGATCATGCTGCTGATGCCGCTGGCCTTCCGCGACCTGATCGACTTCGGCTTCCGGCGTGCCCCACCGCTCGCCGAAGGCCTGTTCGGCGGAGCGGACCTCGATGCCCATTTCCTCGCCCTGTTCGGCCTTGCCAGCGCGTGGGCGCTCGTCGTGTCGGCGCGCTACTACACGGTGACGTGGATCGGCGAGCGTGCCACGGCCGACCTGCGCTCCGCGGTCTATGCGCGCGTGCTGGCGCAGTCGCCCCAGTTCTTCGAGACCCTGCAGACCGGCGAAGTGCTGTCGCGCCTGTCCGGTGACACGACGCTGATCCAGACCGTGGTCGGCAGTTCCGTGTCGATGGGGCTGCGCAGCCTGTTCCAGTTCGTCGGCGGGATGGTCATGCTGGCCATCACCAGCCTCCACCTCTTCTCGCTGAATCTCGGCCTGCTGGCCCTGCTGGCCCTGCCGATCGCCGTCATCGGGCGCAAGGTCAAGCGGCTCTCGCGCGAATCGCAGGACCGCATCGCCGACGCCTCGGCGCTGGCGGGCGAGATCCTCAACGCGATGCCCACGGTGCAGGCCTACACGCAGGAGCGCTACGAGGCGGGGCGCTTCGCAGGCGCGGCCGACACCGCCTTCGCCACCGCCGTCCGGCGCACGCGCGTGCGCGCCGCCCTGACCGCGCTGATCATCACGGCGGTGATGGGAAGCATCGTGTTCGTGCTGTGGGTCGGCGCGCAGCAGGTGCGCGCGGGCGACATGACCGAGGGCCAGCTCGCCTCCTTCGTCCTCTATGCCATGCTCGTGGCCGGCGGCGTCGGCACGATGGCCGAGGTCTGGGGCGACATCATGCGCGCCACGGGTGCCGCCGGCCGGCTTCTCGAGCTCCTCCATGCCGACACGGCCGTCCCCGAAGCCGCCCACCCGCGGACGCCGCACCAACCGACACAGGCGGCGCTGCGCTTCGAGCACCTCACCCTGCGCTACCCGGCCCGACCGCAGCTGCGTGCGCTGGACGACATCTGCCTCGAGGTCGCGCACGGCGAAAGCGTCGCGCTCGTCGGCCCCTCGGGCGCCGGCAAGACCAGCCTGTTCCAGGTGCTGCTGCGCTACTACGACGGCAGCGACGGCCACATCCGCCTCAACGGCCAGGACATCCGCGAACTCAGCCTGCACGGCCTTCGCCGCCACATCGCGATCGTGCCGCAGGACCCGGTGATCTTCTCCGCGACCGCGCTCGACAACATCCGCTACGGCCGCCCCGCGGCGAGCGACGCCGAGGTCATCGCCGCCGCGCGGGCCGCGCGCGTGGACGAATTCGTCGAACAGCTGCCCGAAGGCTACCGCAGCTTCCTCGGCGAACGCGGCACCCGCCTGTCCGGCGGCCAGCGCCAGCGCATCGCCATCGCGCGCGCAATCCTGAAAGGCGCCCCGCTGTTGCTGCTCGACGAAGCCACCAGCGCCCTCGACGCCGAATCGGAAATCCTCGTGCAGAAAGGCCTCGACAGCGCGATGCAGGGCCGCACCACGCTCATCATCGCCCATCGCCTGGCGACGGTGCAGAAGGTCGACCGCATCGTCGTGCTGGACCAGGGGCGCATCGTCGAAACCGGTACGCCGGCAGACCTCCGCCGCCAGGGCGGGCTTTACGCGCGACTGGCGGCGCTGCAGCTCGGCGTCTGA
- a CDS encoding NAD-dependent deacylase, with protein MSDNQTLDRVARLIGDARRILFITGAGISADSGLPTYRGIGGLYHERLTDEGLMIEEALSGEMMQRRPDISWKYIAQIEANCRGAQPNIAHRIIAALEHEKPGVWVLTQNVDGLHHDAGSRHLIEIHGTVHHLRCMDCSHQRSVKDYAGLQLPPACPKCGGVLRPDVVLFGEMLPEAGLNRLETLIAHGLDLVVSIGTTSVFPYIAGPVWWAREVGVPSVEINPGDTEVSEIVTHRLRLGAAEAMPELWRRLHPELPLED; from the coding sequence GTGAGCGACAACCAGACCCTGGACCGCGTCGCGCGCCTGATCGGCGACGCCCGGCGCATCCTCTTCATCACCGGCGCGGGCATCTCGGCCGACTCCGGCTTGCCGACCTATCGCGGCATCGGCGGCCTGTACCACGAGCGCCTCACTGACGAGGGGTTGATGATCGAGGAGGCGTTGTCGGGCGAGATGATGCAGCGCCGGCCCGACATCTCGTGGAAGTACATCGCGCAGATCGAGGCCAACTGCCGCGGCGCGCAGCCCAACATCGCGCACCGCATCATCGCGGCGCTGGAGCACGAGAAGCCGGGCGTGTGGGTGCTGACGCAGAACGTCGACGGCCTGCACCACGACGCCGGCTCGCGCCACCTGATCGAGATCCACGGTACCGTGCATCATCTGCGCTGCATGGACTGCAGCCACCAGCGCAGCGTCAAGGATTACGCCGGCCTGCAGCTGCCGCCGGCGTGCCCGAAGTGTGGCGGCGTGCTGCGGCCCGACGTCGTGCTGTTCGGCGAGATGCTGCCCGAAGCGGGGCTCAACCGGCTCGAGACCCTGATCGCGCACGGCCTCGACCTGGTCGTCTCGATCGGTACGACCAGCGTGTTCCCCTACATCGCGGGGCCGGTATGGTGGGCGAGGGAAGTCGGCGTGCCCAGCGTCGAGATCAATCCCGGCGACACCGAAGTCAGCGAAATCGTCACGCACCGCCTGCGCCTGGGCGCTGCCGAGGCGATGCCCGAACTGTGGCGGCGCCTGCACCCGGAGCTTCCGCTCGAGGACTGA
- a CDS encoding molybdopterin oxidoreductase family protein encodes MSIAASKVVRAACPHDCPDTCAMEVTVEDGRAVKIRGADDLPFTNGALCTKVAHYLERVYSDQRLLHPMKRIGRKGEGRFVRISWDEALDTIAEKFAAIAADDPRAILPYSYAGTMGLVQGESMDRRFFHRLGASLLDRTICASAGAAGWKATMGASVGMDPEAIVDAKLILIWGGNPIVSNLHGWRYILEAKRRGAKLVCIDPWRSQTAEKCDLHLAPWPGTDGALALAMMQVLIADGLIDRDYIDAHTFGFDALAERVKPCTPEWAAPLTGLPADAIRDLAREYGGTTPAAIRLNYGLNRCAGGAAVMRNIACLPALTGAWRHPAGGALLSTSGNFPVDQQALERPELYTAHHARATRTINMATIGEALLTADDPPIRALYVYNSNPVAVAPNGTRVREGFMREDLFCVVHELFQTDTADYADILLPATSQLEHRDVHKAYGHLYALTNEPAIAPLGEAKPNSEVFRLLAARLGFTDAALSESDDEIAAQAFRRRDNRALGLDPETLRTRGWARLNLPRPFAPFAQGNFPTPSGKCEFWSESLAQRGFDPLPNWVPPHESPVSNPALAARYPLAMISPPARNFLNTSFANLPRFREQEGGPKLEIHPDDAARRGIAAGERLRIFNERGAFHAQAVVTERVRPGLVVCPSVWWRKLSGDGENANAVTSPALTDLGGGPTFYDCLVEVGKA; translated from the coding sequence ATGAGCATTGCCGCCAGCAAAGTCGTCCGCGCCGCCTGTCCACACGACTGTCCCGACACCTGTGCGATGGAGGTCACCGTCGAGGATGGTCGCGCGGTGAAGATCCGCGGTGCCGACGATCTGCCCTTCACGAACGGCGCGCTGTGCACCAAGGTCGCGCACTACCTCGAACGCGTCTATTCCGACCAGCGCCTGCTGCACCCGATGAAGCGCATCGGCCGCAAGGGCGAGGGGCGCTTCGTGCGCATCTCGTGGGACGAGGCGCTCGACACCATCGCCGAAAAATTCGCCGCGATCGCCGCCGACGATCCGCGCGCGATCCTGCCCTACAGCTACGCCGGCACGATGGGCTTGGTGCAGGGCGAAAGCATGGACCGCCGCTTTTTTCACCGCCTCGGCGCATCGCTGCTCGATCGCACGATCTGCGCATCGGCCGGCGCGGCGGGCTGGAAGGCGACGATGGGCGCTTCGGTGGGCATGGATCCCGAAGCGATCGTCGATGCGAAGCTGATCCTGATCTGGGGTGGCAACCCGATCGTCTCCAACCTGCATGGCTGGCGCTACATCCTCGAAGCGAAACGGCGCGGCGCCAAGCTCGTGTGCATCGACCCGTGGCGCTCGCAGACGGCCGAGAAGTGCGACCTGCACCTCGCCCCCTGGCCCGGCACCGACGGCGCGCTCGCGCTCGCGATGATGCAGGTGCTGATCGCGGACGGCCTCATCGACCGCGACTACATCGACGCCCATACGTTCGGCTTCGACGCGCTCGCCGAGCGTGTGAAACCTTGCACGCCCGAGTGGGCGGCGCCGCTGACGGGCCTGCCGGCCGACGCGATCCGCGACCTCGCGCGCGAATACGGCGGCACCACACCCGCGGCGATCCGCCTCAACTACGGGCTTAACCGCTGCGCCGGCGGCGCGGCCGTGATGCGCAACATCGCCTGCCTGCCGGCGCTCACCGGCGCGTGGCGCCATCCCGCGGGCGGTGCGCTGCTGTCGACCTCGGGCAACTTCCCGGTCGACCAGCAGGCGCTCGAGCGCCCCGAGCTGTATACGGCTCACCATGCGCGGGCGACCCGGACGATCAACATGGCGACGATCGGCGAGGCGCTCCTCACCGCGGACGACCCGCCGATCCGCGCGCTGTATGTGTACAACTCCAACCCGGTCGCCGTCGCCCCGAACGGCACGCGCGTGCGCGAAGGCTTCATGCGCGAGGATCTCTTCTGCGTCGTGCATGAGCTCTTCCAGACCGATACCGCGGACTACGCCGACATCCTGCTGCCCGCGACCAGCCAGCTCGAGCACCGCGATGTGCACAAGGCCTACGGCCACCTCTACGCGCTGACGAACGAGCCGGCGATCGCGCCGCTCGGCGAGGCGAAGCCCAACAGCGAGGTGTTCCGGCTCCTCGCCGCGCGCCTCGGCTTCACCGACGCGGCGCTGTCCGAGTCCGACGACGAGATCGCCGCGCAGGCCTTCCGACGGCGCGACAACCGCGCACTGGGCCTCGACCCGGAGACGCTGCGCACGCGCGGCTGGGCGCGCCTCAACCTGCCGCGCCCGTTCGCGCCCTTCGCGCAGGGCAATTTCCCGACGCCTTCGGGCAAGTGCGAGTTCTGGTCGGAATCGCTCGCGCAGCGCGGCTTCGACCCGCTGCCGAACTGGGTGCCGCCGCACGAGTCCCCGGTCAGCAATCCCGCGCTCGCCGCGCGCTATCCGCTCGCGATGATCTCGCCGCCGGCGCGCAACTTCCTCAATACCAGCTTCGCCAACCTGCCGCGCTTCCGCGAGCAGGAGGGCGGACCGAAGCTCGAGATCCACCCGGACGACGCCGCACGGCGCGGCATCGCGGCGGGCGAGCGCCTGCGCATCTTCAACGAACGCGGCGCCTTCCATGCGCAGGCGGTCGTCACCGAGCGCGTGCGGCCGGGGCTCGTCGTGTGCCCCTCGGTGTGGTGGCGCAAGCTCTCGGGCGACGGCGAGAACGCCAACGCCGTGACCTCGCCGGCACTGACCGACCTCGGCGGCGGGCCGACTTTCTACGACTGTCTCGTCGAGGTGGGCAAGGCGTGA
- the pyrE gene encoding orotate phosphoribosyltransferase: MDFSRDFITLACDKGVLRFGSFVTKAGRNSPYFFNAGLFDDGSSFRELCGFYARAIVAAGVPCDMLFGPAYKGIPLVAGVAIRLAEQGVNLPFAFNRKEAKDHGEGGTLVGAPLKGRVLILDDVISAGTSVRESVDIIRGAGAEAAGVVIALDRMERGKGEKSAVQEVRESFGIPVVAVATLEDLIGFLGDSPELAANLEAVQAYRNTYGIATQS; this comes from the coding sequence GTGGATTTTAGCCGGGATTTCATCACGTTGGCCTGCGACAAGGGCGTGCTGCGCTTCGGGTCCTTCGTGACCAAGGCGGGGCGCAATTCGCCGTACTTCTTCAACGCCGGGCTGTTCGACGACGGCAGCTCGTTCCGCGAACTGTGCGGCTTCTACGCGCGCGCGATCGTCGCCGCGGGCGTGCCCTGCGACATGCTCTTCGGGCCGGCCTACAAGGGCATCCCGCTGGTCGCCGGTGTGGCGATCCGCTTGGCCGAGCAGGGCGTGAACCTGCCCTTCGCCTTCAACCGCAAGGAGGCCAAGGACCACGGCGAAGGCGGCACCTTGGTCGGTGCACCGCTCAAGGGCCGCGTGCTGATTCTCGACGACGTGATCTCGGCGGGCACCTCGGTGCGCGAATCGGTCGACATCATCCGCGGCGCCGGCGCCGAAGCGGCGGGCGTGGTGATCGCGCTCGACCGCATGGAGCGCGGGAAGGGCGAGAAATCGGCAGTGCAGGAAGTGCGCGAGAGCTTCGGCATCCCCGTCGTCGCCGTCGCGACGCTCGAAGACCTGATCGGCTTTCTGGGCGACAGCCCGGAGTTGGCCGCCAACCTCGAGGCCGTGCAGGCCTACCGGAACACCTATGGCATCGCGACGCAGTCCTGA
- a CDS encoding exodeoxyribonuclease III, with protein MLRVITLNLNGIRSATTKGFLDWLGAQDADVVCLQELKAHAGDLSDAMRAPGGYTGYFHHAEKKGYSGVGLYARRTPDRVVEGLGIADIDAEGRFLQLDFGQLSVVSLYLPSGSSSEERQQIKFGFMERFLPHMENLRASGREVVICGDWNIAHKEIDLRNWKSNQKNSGFLPEERAWMTRVLEGQGWVDVYRRLHPDTTDACYTWWSNRGQAWAKNVGWRLDYQLATPGIAATARTAQVYKDQRFSDHAPLTIDYDWSE; from the coding sequence ATGTTACGCGTCATCACTCTCAACCTCAACGGCATCCGCTCGGCCACCACCAAGGGCTTTCTCGACTGGCTCGGCGCGCAGGATGCGGACGTCGTCTGCCTGCAGGAACTGAAGGCGCACGCGGGCGACCTGAGCGACGCGATGCGTGCGCCCGGAGGCTACACGGGCTACTTCCATCACGCCGAGAAGAAGGGCTACAGCGGCGTCGGCCTGTACGCGCGGCGCACGCCGGACCGCGTCGTCGAGGGACTCGGCATCGCCGACATCGACGCCGAGGGGCGCTTCCTGCAGCTCGACTTCGGGCAGCTGTCCGTCGTGTCGCTGTACCTGCCCTCCGGATCGAGCTCCGAGGAGCGCCAGCAGATCAAGTTCGGCTTCATGGAGCGCTTCCTGCCGCACATGGAAAACTTGCGCGCGAGCGGGCGCGAGGTCGTGATCTGCGGCGACTGGAACATCGCGCACAAGGAGATCGACCTCAGGAACTGGAAGTCGAACCAGAAGAACTCCGGCTTCCTGCCCGAGGAGCGCGCGTGGATGACGCGCGTGCTCGAAGGGCAAGGCTGGGTCGACGTCTACCGCCGCCTGCATCCGGACACCACCGACGCCTGCTACACGTGGTGGTCGAACCGCGGCCAGGCGTGGGCGAAGAACGTGGGCTGGCGCCTCGACTACCAGCTCGCGACGCCGGGCATCGCCGCGACGGCGCGCACGGCGCAGGTCTATAAGGACCAGCGCTTCTCCGACCACGCACCGCTGACGATCGACTACGACTGGTCCGAGTGA